A region from the Bactrocera dorsalis isolate Fly_Bdor chromosome 1, ASM2337382v1, whole genome shotgun sequence genome encodes:
- the LOC125775500 gene encoding uncharacterized protein LOC125775500, with the protein MPQKVFSDNATNFVGADRKLRELKEAFLAQAPELMGFAAEEGFSFGFIPPRAPHFGGLWEAAVKSAKHLLVRALGNALLTTEELSTLLAEVEAILNSRPLAPLGQDPNDGEALTPAHLLIGCPLRALPPAQVPTDPIRCCERWQLVCCLKQQFWRQWSKTYMTGLQERNKWLHPKRNLQPGDLVLVHEDNVPPQQWVLGRVVAAVEGQDGKVRVAEVATKTGTIKRPIHKLAVLPLDIEGI; encoded by the coding sequence atgccacagaaagtattcagcgacaacgcaaccaactttgtcggcgccgaccgcaagctgcgcgagctgaaggAGGCGTTCCTAGCGCAAGCGCCAGAACTAATGGGGTTCGCAGCcgaagaaggattcagcttcggctttataccacccagggcgccgcacttcggcggattatgggaggcggccgtgaagtccgccaagcatcTGCTCGTCCGCGCACTCGGCAACGCTCTACTCACGACGGAGGAGCTATCAACACTactggccgaagtggaggccattcTGAACTCTCGTCCCCTAGCACCGTTGGGacaggaccccaacgacggaGAAGCACTAACTCCAGCGCACCTTTTAATCGGTTGCCCTCTGCGAGCGCTGCCACCAGCACAAGTGCCAACGGACCCAATTCGTtgctgcgagagatggcaacttgtttgctgtctcaagcaacagttttggcgacagtggtccaaaacctacatgacgggccttcaggaacgcaacaaatggctgcaccccaaacgcaacctgcagccaggcgatctcgtcctcgtccacgaggacaacgtgccgccacagcagtgggtactcggACGCGTCGTCGCcgccgtcgaagggcaagacggcaaggtgcgagtcgcagaagtagcaaccaagacgggcacgattaagcgccccatccacaaactggctgtccttccactggatattgaaggaatctga
- the LOC125777818 gene encoding zinc finger MYM-type protein 1-like, with the protein MNTRFIALNEVADDFAFLSGQAIVNTSVTELTKIAADLAIKYPDDLDPHEFSSEIESFKFQATTLMSEDTDMNHLNVLEKIFDLSLEDVYPNITTALRIFLCMPVTTATCERSFSKLKLIKSYLRSSLGQERLTNISILSIEKDTTTRLNFDKIIDLFAEAKTRKVLF; encoded by the coding sequence ATGAATACCCGGTTCATCGCTTTAAATGAAGTTGCCGATGATTTCGCATTTTTGAGCGGTCAAGCAATTGTGAACACCAGTGTTACTGAACTCACCAAAATAGCGGCAGATCTCGCTATCAAATATCCTGATGACTTGGATCCGCATGAATTTTCATCGGAAATTGAGAGTTTCAAATTTCAAGCAACGACGCTGATGAGTGAAGACACAGACATGAACCATTTGAatgtattagaaaaaatattcgatCTGTCGCTCGAGGATGTATATCCGAACATAACAACAGCACTGAGAATATTCTTATGCATGCCTGTTACGACGGCTACTTGCGAGCGTTCTTTTAGTAAGCTAAAACTCATCAAATCTTATCTTCGTTCCTCTTTAGGCCAGGAACGGTTAACGAATATCTCTATTTTGTCGATTGAGAAGGATACTACAACACGTCTCAATTTcgataaaataatcgatttattTGCAGAGGCGAAAACCAGAAAAGTATTATTCTGA